Within Hyla sarda isolate aHylSar1 chromosome 7, aHylSar1.hap1, whole genome shotgun sequence, the genomic segment GTTCACACTATAACAACTGATTTACTATTAAGTTCAATATAATTTATGGGCATTTTAGGCCCCAAAACTGGTAAAAATACAATGTGTAAACATGGTCTCACTGATATCAACCAGAAGTACCTACTTTGTATAAGTTGAAGAGGTTACCACCCTCATCATTAAAGAAGCCGTTGGTTGTGCGATATCTCAGGAGAGAAGCATTTCTCCACTCTGACAAGGGTGTATTATTGGGAACATGCCACAAACTCAGATCTTTAGCAGTGATATCAAAATAGCCAGGATTCTACAAAGTCAAAAAAGAGAAACAAGTAATATGTAGATTGGATTACATTGGCTTTTAAGAGATTACATTATAAAATTACTTAATTCATCATAACACGATATAatattacagtgacccctcgacttatgatggcctcgacatatgatcatttcaacatatgatggcctctcagagcccatcgtatgttgaaggcagcctcgacatatgatgctgctgtgtgtcggggccatcatacaaacagctatctgacagcgctgacaacttcagcaactgacagatagttgtttaatgtgccctgtgtgccccgttctgcctcctgttactcacatgctgtcctgctaactcatacaggcttccactgtgagctccgtgtaagggccccccccccccccctccagtgcagccatagccaataacatacagcatcttgctgcaggcatccaatgagctgctggctgccctccccttcctttactatagagctgtagtcggtagggtggtaatggaggacattctgtctcccctgaaggtagttaaagaactgtacagtactgtatgcaatgtcacacatcacatacaatacatatacacactatacaccccatacatcaatgtttccctatcagtgtgcctcaagctgttgcagaactataactcccagcatgcccagacagtcaatggctgtacatgcatgctgggagttgtagttgtgcaacagctggagtcaccctggtttgttaaactctccccatacactccacatacaattgtcatcccagaaccaattagcagtttcccatagagatatgtattcaacatacaatggttccaaggccccagaaccaattaccatttttacatagacatatgtactcgacatatgatggtttcaacatatgatggttctcctggaaccaattaatatcatatgttgagggaccactgtactctggACAGGCAGAGGGTATTATTAAACACTAAAAATCTATACAAGTTAGAACAGATAATGTAAATGTGTAAAATTGttcttagcttaaaggggtatttcagcaattaatttttttttattacctacCTCCCTGCTGGTCCCCTGCAGCTCTCGTTCGGCTCCTTCTGGTTCACCAATCTTATATTTTCTGCCTGCTTCTAAGACAAGAGCACAGTGCTGGacctgcccgctcagccaatcactagctgaaAGGGGATACTGCTGTGGCCAGTAATGAGTGAGCAGGTCCTGCACTGGGCTCTCATcttagaaacaggaagaaaacagGAGATCAGGGGACCAAGAGAAGATGCAGGGGGTAAGTTCGTATagtgtttttttctctttgttaTGCAGCCCcagcaataaataaatatatatttatttattgcccactggccaacttatccttttttgtatTTCACATATGAGGGGAGTGGCTAactccatgttggttcctgcaccccacccattttataaggtgctggatgtcccagaccttacaagcctgatAACTGACTGCCCAGAGGcccattcacagtgtagggtccagcCCAATGAGGTCACTTATCGtgatgggatggtacacactatttggccaaatggtaagctaagcacctacattttcattattcatTATAGCAATAAagcatttcatatttcatatatatcgTTTCGCTAgactgtgctgctgcattctcctgcatatatatatatatatatatatatatatatatatacatatatacatttttttttttaaggggttatctGCCAGAAGGCATTTTAGTACGCATctgctagacagtaatggacatgcttaggaagaatcagtgcttgtcttggggattaatgtggtgagattaccataaagctaaggcaatctttttgtgaactgggtattacctgttggagtttgttctcttaaactacaaatcccatagttccttgtttgtaagtttgagTTCACTTTCctcactcccacacatcagccacacccCCCATCAAAACACAAATGAGCTTCATTCCAATTAAAAGAAGAGTTAtctaaccaggatgcctacagctgttgcaaaacaatctCTTTCCCTCTagaggtcactccacccattgaagcaggacaggctccctttgcacacctgactagtgatgtcatgtctcagcCGCACTGCAAACTGGAACACCccaagacctgagtaattttgtatgctgttaaaaataaatattgtgatgAAAATCACATTACACAttggtacagatactatattaactttacagactctgtagcataaacaaaataaataaaaaaaaatacctggaatacccctttaatggtgaaacacccctttaaaaataatataGCAACTTTGTTGTGTAATATAAATCCTTTAGCTATAGTTTAGACATTTTCTTAAGAAAATTTTTGCCATTTCTACAGAAAAGATTTTTTCCTAGTGACAAACActctttgggggaaaaaaaatagatgtattaaaggggttatatatatatatatatatatatatatatatatatatatatatatatatatatatctcaactggctccagaaagttaaacagatttgtaaattactcctatgaaaaaatattaatcctttcagtaattatgagctgctgaagttgagttgtttgccgtctaagtgctctctggtgacacctgtctcgggaactgtccagagtagaagcaaatccccatagcaaacctcttctactctgtgcagttcccgagacaagcagagagcagacagaaatgaactactcaacttcagcagctgataattattggaaggattaagattttttttatagaattaatttacaaatctgttttattttctggagccagttgatatataggattttttccttgaatacccctttaagtctttaggTGAAGGACATGTTATTGGAAGTATTTATAAAATGAGTAAGAAAACAATACAATAGTAGTAAAATTAAATATACAGAAATCTGCCACTTCACCTTATAATCATCGCTGGTAGCTCCAATAGGTAGACCAAATGTAGCGTAGTTGGCCCAGTTACCATCACCTTTTGGGTTGTTGATGTTGTCTCCTTCCTGGCTGGACCAGCGATCTCCCACTGTACATTTACCATTCATGTTGTTTTCATGAACACTGGCCACCAAGGTCCACCCTCCACCGTTGGTTGTCATGTCACAGTAGGCGTGATACATCAGCCCATCTTCTGTCATCAACATATATATTCCATCTACAACAACACAATATTTTATTGCGCTGAAACTTTAGAGTACATAATAAGGATATATCTGGTGTAATATAACTTGAGATATAAATATGCACTTTTAGGGAAGAGTCGCACAGGgcgcatccacagtgtatttcatgctgtggATGCAGTCAGAGTGAGCTCCCAGCTgtggccgggtagctctgtgtgtctgctcttagTGGTGGATTTCCCGCTGTAGAAATCTGCTGCTATGAGCAAATGCAGAGTCGGGAGCTCTTTCTCTGCAGTCCATTTGTGACTGCCATCAGCGCATCTGCACCATGAAATACCCTGCGAATGTGCCCCGTGCGACCCTGCCCTTATGGTGAATTGTCCAGTTTGATTGttacaataaaagtaaaataactaCGGTATTAATTTATTAATCTCTTAATTTCTATTAATTAAACACCATATGCTATTATCGTACTGGATTTTGTGGCAGCGGGTTTCGTCATAAAAGCCATACTGACTGCTCTACccagtgtcttaaaggggtactccggtggaaaactttattaatttatttatttattttaaatcaactggtgccggaaagttaaacagacctgtaaattacttctatttaaaaatcataatccttccagtacttatcagctggtctatgctccagaggaagttcttttctttttgaattttttttctgtctgaccacagtgctctctgctgacacctctatccatttaaggaactgtccagagcaggagaggtttgctatggggatttgctcctactctggacagttcctgacatggacagaggtgtcagcagagagcactgtggtcagacaaaaaataaattcaaaaagaaaataacttcctctggagtatacagcaactgatcagtactggaaaaattcagatttttaaatagaagtagtttacaaatctgtttaactttctggcaccagttgagttccaaaaaattgttttccaccggagtacccctttaagattcgttccaaaatgtaaaaattttatgcatttacacactatacatttacatatatcctcacCCTTTGCAGATCTATCAGAACTCTTAATTTCCTTGCAGCTCCTGTACCCATAGTCCGATCCACCAGTAGGATACCCAGAATGAGACTGATCGTCACTTTCAGAGTTCTCATCCCAGCACGCTaacaagttcagaattttttttttcttctcagaaATAGAAGCATCCTCTAAAAAAGAATATGAAATTTCCGCTGcatgaattccattgaagtgaacaggcaattaatttctgcagaatttttagtcagaattccgtgcagaaattctgcagtgtgaacacagccttactcccACTCCTGAAAAAATACTTACTTCATGGAAACAACCATTCAGTCTCACCTTCTGTTGATatatcgtatttttcgccctataagacgcaccggcatataagacgcacccaattttaaaggtgcaaaatctagtaaaaaaaaagattctgaacccaatagtgatcttcaacctgcggacctccagatgttgcaaaactacaactcccagcatgtccggacaggcgttggctgtccgggcatgcagggagttgtagttttgcaacatctggaggtccgcaggttgaagaccactggcataggaggtaatactcacgtgtccccgccgctccggacccgtctgtgctcgtcaccactgccctggatgttgctccatcgctgtcgccgcctcCCCATGGTgccccccgacgctccggacatcttcttccccgggatccacgctctccgtcaccgtcatcacgtcgccgtcatcacgtcgctacacacgctgctcctattggatgacgcgatggcgtgcgcaacgacgtgatgacgtcgaaggagagcgccggccatgcaggggagcagacactgaggaggctggtaaggtccctcccggtgtcctgtaggctgttcaggacgccgcgatttccccgtggcggtcccgaacatcccgactgagcagccgggttaatgtcactttcgcttcagacgcggcggtcagctttgatcgccgcatctgaagggttaatacagggcatcaccacgatcggtgatgtcctgtattatcctcgggtcccgggcgttgatggctgcagggaccgccgcgataggggtgtattcgcc encodes:
- the LOC130282184 gene encoding intelectin-1-like isoform X3, giving the protein MWVHKLVVLSLALSGVYSLKCQDASISEKKKKILNLLACWDENSESDDQSHSGYPTGGSDYGYRSCKEIKSSDRSAKDGIYMLMTEDGLMYHAYCDMTTNGGGWTLVASVHENNMNGKCTVGDRWSSQEGDNINNPKGDGNWANYATFGLPIGATSDDYKNPGYFDITAKDLSLWHVPNNTPLSEWRNASLLRYRTTNGFFNDEGGNLFNLYKKYPVVYNAGACLAQNGPAIPVVYDFGSAGKTALYYSPNGATQFTAGYVQFRAINNERASLALCPGVKVTGCDVEHHCIGGGGYIPEGNPRQCGDFASFDWDGYGTHVGWSSSKEITEAAVLLFYR
- the LOC130282184 gene encoding intelectin-1-like isoform X2 codes for the protein MQCHNQSLVCNHHFQDAWKMWVHKLVVLSLALSGVYSLKCQDASISEKKKKILNLLACWDENSESDDQSHSGYPTGGSDYGYRSCKEIKSSDRSAKDGIYMLMTEDGLMYHAYCDMTTNGGGWTLVASVHENNMNGKCTVGDRWSSQEGDNINNPKGDGNWANYATFGLPIGATSDDYKNPGYFDITAKDLSLWHVPNNTPLSEWRNASLLRYRTTNGFFNDEGGNLFNLYKKYPVVYNAGACLAQNGPAIPVVYDFGSAGKTALYYSPNGATQFTAGYVQFRAINNERASLALCPGVKVTGCDVEHHCIGGGGYIPEGNPRQCGDFASFDWDGYGTHVGWSSSKEITEAAVLLFYR